A genomic window from bacterium includes:
- a CDS encoding Gldg family protein, producing RNEIPDAELFAIDQYVMNGGKAAFLIDRNDVNMQTFIGRPIATGLADLAAHYGARVTQPLVLDEQNQQVGLTRMQGNVRFQSFVRFPVFVRVTDLAADSPLTRNLQDLTLPFTTPIELSAPEGVTANVIAKSSERTWLFENDDSYLVEPQLLPQPEEGDFVGPRPLVATLEGSLPSFFADKAIPAHGSGDPVAATKLDASPETRVAVVAGSYFAADELRNSLGYVFFANLVDWLGANERLIGIRTKTIINRPLNVPGDAARNAVRYGNMFVPPLALIAFGIARWRWRARKKRKGAAILDDLPKAA from the coding sequence CGCGCAACGAGATCCCCGATGCGGAGCTTTTCGCCATCGACCAATACGTCATGAACGGCGGCAAGGCGGCGTTTCTCATCGACCGAAACGACGTCAACATGCAGACGTTCATCGGCCGGCCGATCGCGACCGGGCTTGCCGATCTGGCCGCGCACTACGGCGCCCGCGTGACGCAGCCTCTCGTGCTCGACGAGCAGAACCAGCAGGTCGGCCTGACGCGCATGCAGGGCAACGTCCGTTTTCAGAGCTTCGTGCGTTTCCCGGTATTCGTCCGGGTGACGGACCTGGCCGCGGACAGCCCGCTGACGCGCAACCTGCAAGACCTGACGCTGCCGTTCACCACGCCGATCGAGCTTTCCGCGCCCGAGGGCGTCACGGCGAACGTGATCGCGAAAAGCTCCGAGCGCACCTGGCTGTTCGAAAACGACGACTCGTATCTGGTCGAGCCGCAGCTTCTGCCGCAGCCGGAGGAAGGCGATTTCGTCGGCCCGCGGCCGCTTGTCGCGACGCTCGAAGGATCGCTTCCGAGTTTCTTCGCGGACAAGGCGATTCCCGCGCACGGCTCGGGCGATCCCGTCGCGGCGACCAAGCTCGACGCCAGCCCCGAGACGCGCGTCGCCGTCGTGGCGGGCTCGTATTTCGCCGCGGACGAGCTACGCAACTCGCTTGGCTACGTGTTCTTCGCGAACCTCGTCGACTGGCTTGGCGCGAACGAGCGGCTGATTGGCATTCGCACCAAAACGATCATCAACCGCCCGCTCAACGTGCCCGGCGACGCGGCGCGAAACGCGGTGCGTTACGGCAACATGTTCGTGCCGCCGCTGGCGCTCATCGCGTTCGGCATCGCGCGCTGGCGCTGGCGCGCGCGCAAAAAGCGCAAAGGCGCGGCGATCCTTGACGATCTGCCGAAGGCCGCGTGA